One genomic window of Ornithorhynchus anatinus isolate Pmale09 chromosome 12, mOrnAna1.pri.v4, whole genome shotgun sequence includes the following:
- the NPY2R gene encoding neuropeptide Y receptor type 2 produces MGPMEEKMEENQTEEEVKVEWSWPDHTTPRGELASRPEPELIDSTKLIEVQIVLILAYCSIILLGVIGNSLVIHVVIKFKNMRTVTNFFIANLAVADLLVNTLCLPFTLAYTLMGEWRMGPVLCHLVPYAQGLAVQVSTITLTVIALDRHRCIIYHLESKISKRISFLIIGLAWAVSALLASPLAIFREYSLIEIIPDFKIVACTEKWPGKGKTFYSTVYSLSSLLIQYILPLGIISFAYARIWSKLKNHISPGGTNDQYHRRRQKTTKMLVCVVVVFAVSWLPLHAFQLAVDIDSQVGYLKEYKLIFTVFHIIAMCSTFANPLLYGWMNNNYRTAFLSAFQCEQRLDSIHSEVSVTFKAKNHLEVKKNPGANDSFTEPTNV; encoded by the coding sequence ATGGGTCCAATggaggaaaagatggaggagaaccagacagaggaggaagtgaaggTAGAGTGGTCCTGGCCGGATCATACCACACCGCGGGGTGAGCTGGCCTCTAGACCGGAGCCGGAGCTAATAGACAGCACAAAGCTGATTGAAGTGCAGATTGTCCTCATCTTGGCTTATTGTTCCATCATCTTGCTCGGGGTGATTGGGAATTCTCTGGTGATCCACGTGGTGATCAAGTTCAAGAACATGCGTACCGTCACCAACTTCTTCATTGCCAACTTGGCCGTGGCGGACCTCCTAGTGAATACCCTCTGCTTGCCCTTTACGCTCGCTTACACCCTGATGGGGGAGTGGAGAATGGGCCCTGTGCTGTGCCACCTGGTGCCATATGCCCAAGGCCTGGCCGTGCAAGTATCAACAATCACCTTGACGGTGATAGCCTTGGACCGTCACCGCTGCATTATCTATCACCTGGAGAGCAAGATCTCCAAACGGATCAGCTTCCTGATCATTGGCTTGGCCTGGGCAGTGAGCGCGCTCCTCGCTAGCCCCCTGGCCATCTTCCGGGAGTACTCCCTGATCGAGATCATCCCTGACTTCAAGATCGTGGCCTGCACTGAGAAGTGGCCGGGAAAGGGGAAGACCTTTTACAGTACGGTGTATAGCCTCTCCTCCTTGCTGATCCAGTACATCTTGCCACTGGGCATCATCTCCTTTGCCTATGCCCGCATCTGGAGCAAACTGAAGAACCACATCAGCCCCGGGGGAACCAATGACCAGTACCACCGGCGGCGGCAAAAAACGACCAAGATGctggtgtgtgtggtggtggtgtttgCAGTCAGCTGGCTGCCTCTTCACGCCTTCCAGCTGGCCGTCGACATTGACAGCCAAGTCGGCTACCTGAAGGAGTACAAACTCATCTTCACGGTGTTTCACATCATTGCCATGTGCTCCACCTTTGCCAACCCCCTGTTATACGGATGGATGAACAACAACTACAGGACGGCCTTCCTCTCGGCTTTCCAATGTGAACAGAGACTGGACTCCATCCACTCCGAGGTATCTGTGACATTCAAAGCCAAGAACCACCTAGAAGTGAAAAAGAATCCTGGCGCTAATGACTCTTTTACGGAGCCTACCAATGTCTAA